The DNA region tacacccAGGGGCGGCCAGAGGATAAAGCCACTAAAGCGGTGGCTTTAGGCCCTAGAATTTTGGGGGCCCAATTTTTATTTTCCAATTCTTATTTGATGTCCGACTTTTAATTTGGGGGCATTAATTAATTCAAATTCGTACAGTGTAAAGTTTATTAAAGTGGGAACTGTTCCTTATAAGGGATTGTTTTCATTCCAAATACTGAAACCGAATACTTTCGGTTAAAGAAGAAGATATGCAATCCATCCCACCACAACTCTTCTCGTGAAGCCCTATatctttttaagaaaatattaagtatttcaaagtagaaaagtaaaatattttatataaaaaaagatTACATTAATCATTAGAAAATATGTAAATACACTTTTAAAGTCTATTTTTTTCCTCGGGTTTTCATCATTGCAACAAATATATTGAAACATCAAAAAATTCTTTTAATACAAAGTTATCAACAGCTTGAATCAGGTTCTATTACTTAAGATCATACTGCACATGAGAGATTAAATGGTTTATGCAAAAAAAATTAAGTAATTTTATTCTCAAAAAGCTAGAAAAATCTATTTCAACTAAAAATATAtaggattttttttaaaagagtcTCACGTTAAAATTTGGCTTTATGCCACCAAACTTAATGAGCCGCCCCGTGTACACCCCAAGTACAACATTGTTTTTTAAATACGATTTTACTAAATGACTCTAGTAATGTTGTTGAGTAAACTTGCATTGGTTTAAACTAAAATTCAAAAGGATGCTTCtaattatttattcgttttgacaGAAATAAAGCACATTTTCTCATTGACTAACGTTTAACTATCACTATTTTTTAATCTGAAACCGTTGTGACATGATTGGAATGGAGAGTTCGTTGTTTACTAATGAATAACTAATTTAATACATGCACAATACCATGACCAGTTTAGAATTAACTTTGTATTACTCATTTCGcatacaaataaaaaaattatatgttaAAAAACTCAAACTAGAGATCTCACACTGATCTGATCTCAAAATTTGTTACAACACTCCTTATCAAAGATGCAGAGACATTGATTTATTGCACTGGCCACTGCACTTCCCTGAGTTTTTCAGGTTAGTAACTGAAAGATCTGAATTCATATAATACTGTTAGATCTTCTAATTTGCCCTTAGTAgtattattattgtgatgcaagtgttattgacTATACCGTTTATAATTAATCCATTTTAAACATAAAATTGAAAGGGAAACAAaacttttcaattttccaaatgtaaaataaataaatgaaagtaTGAGATAGTGGGCTAAAATTGTAAGAATTGAATGTGAAGGAACACTGCTCCATTCTTCGAAAGAAACAAAACAGATATCACAATAACATAGTAACACCAGAATAATAAGGACAAGAAGCGTGGATTAATGATATGCACGAGGCACTCCAATAAAAGTACCTTTCAAAGGATAAAAGTAGAAAAATGGATTTGGTTTGACGAATGTAATCTTCCAATTACGACTAGGTCAATATtagtaattatttaattttaagacCTTATCAAGTCAagtcattttctttttaattccatTTAGCCCAACGTATAACTTTATATCTTCCACTATATCTCAAAAGAATAATTACTCCTTGACTTGAATAATGGTGAGTTCTTGACCTAGTAAAAACTATAGGAGAAAGAGGACGAGACCGGAgctgccaaatttccaatttctagaatAGTTACTGAATCTTGGACTGCTTCAACGGCCAGACACCCAAATTTTTGCGTTATACTTTTTTTTATGTTATCTTTCTCTCCTTGTACTTTTGTCTCCTTCCTTTTCTCCgttatgtctttttttttttacattataTATGCATAAATTGGATCGGATTGAAAGCACCATAAGCGCAATGATAAATGTACTACGGATTCAAGCTCTGAAAATAGATATGTTAACAAAAGCTTAGTGGCCTTAATAATCAACACCACTTAATATCTCCTAAGGAAACAAAGTAGGCCCATTCTGTTATTCCATGTACCACGACAAAGGTCAAAGGTGTCGAGGACCCTCAATCCACAAGTCATTGTTTTAAGTTTTAACTCCACTCCTACAGTATCTGATAAAGATGGACTCAAACACAGTGAGAACATCGGTCGTTAGACAGACAGACATACCCTAATCATGACAATTTATTCTCAAAATCTCACTTATATCCGACACCAAAATGTTAGGCTGTCAAAGAGTATCAACAAAAGCAGCTGTGGACAGGCTATTGTGTGCTATTGGTTATTGCACCCTTTGAGAAAAATGTCCCCCCAAAAATATaggaataataaaagaaaaaagaacaagaaattgaataaaaGGGTATAAATTAAATCAAGCTGACAGAACCTTTGCTCattaaaatcatataaatgaATGTGATATGTTTCTTAATAGGCCGTCATCTATCTATGCTAAGCTGATGTGCTACGTACCTTACCAGTTACCATAATTCACACGACACAAAATGAAATAAGTCGTAAGCACACATTTTAaggcacaaaataaaataatttgtatGCAGGTGAAATGCAATTTGTGCCTCTTGACCATTTGCAACAGACTGCTAGCTTCATTATGATGTTCACTCAATAATGGGGTATAAAAAGGAAGGAgaatggtaagcaccctccacttccaaccaagaggttgtgagttcgagtcacccaagagcaaggtggggagttcttggagggaaggatgccgagggtcatttggaaacagcctctctactcgagggtaggagtaaggtctgcgtacacactatcctccccagatcctactagtgggattatactgggttgttgtaaAAAGAAAGGAGAATAGGGTTATTGCGTATTTAGTCTCTCTGCTATTTACTTTTTGTAGACTGTTGAACATAATAATATACGAAAATACTTGGCCAAAAAATTTCTATTGTATGGGTGTGGAGTTCACTTCACTACTCAACGTTTTATTAAAtcagggaaaaagaagagaggcTGGTACAGCGTTTTAATCAGTGTTACCTGCACTACCACTATGTTAAACAAGGTGATGTGCCCAAACATAACATATATGATTAGGGatgttcaaaatcgaaccgaaaccgaaaaccgaaccgaaaccgaagcttaatggcttattggtatcgggttaacggtttaacggacggggaacggattgaattttttttattaacggcttatcggtttgggggcgaattattcaattttcttaacggataatccgttaacccgttaagaatatatatatatataaattatatatatatatatatatatatatatattaaatatcaaaaacccttccacttcttccagtactctatctctaagttctaacgcctaattcctaaataatcagaaCCCTAAAGCCTAAACTTCAACCAGCAGCCACCAGCAGAATTATGGTTCTCTTTATTCGACCATAATTCAACCAGCTTCAGTAGAAATTCAACCAGCACTCCAGCAACCACCCGCAGTACTCTATCTCGTCGACTTTCAGGCTTCCAGTATTATATCTTAGTGCCCTAGTATGAAGAGCAAGCTCatatttttgctttttaaaattGTAAATATGGCTCCAGCACAACCTTTGtgttaattattaatatattgtTACCTTTCTAAGAGAAATGAACAAGAAAAAAAGGGAAGGACCGCACATTTATTGTAATTTTGCTTCATTTGTGctatgaataaattaatttagatACCATTATATTTAATGAGCTAAACTACTGAAATTGTTCCTTTGCATCTACACCCAGGCAATCACATAGTTATCTCAATGAAATTTGATATCCTTGTATGATCCATGTTATAGCTAGCAAGAGTTACAGTGGCATATCCATTAGAACTACTTTTTCCTTAATTACATCATTTCATAGTCTGCTTTGGGATGTAATGTAGACTACAATGTGTTCTGCTTTTTTCACTCTACACCACatgacacactacatcattcttatgtaggcgttaacagacatgtatgtctggactcaatgtgtaatttcctattctgaatttgtatgctaggcggtcaacaaacaattaatgcacttaatatagattgaattaggccgataaaccgcccgataaccgcccgataagaactaaaccgataccaatccgcccgatatcttatcgggtggctagcgaattaatacatttaaaagccgataaccgttaagccaaaccgttagTAATTAACCGCCCAATCTGCCCGATAAACAGCCCTACAAGATAGAGGTATCAAATGGACGGGTTGGACTGCTTATGGAagggtcaaaatgggttgaatcaATAAATTGGTAGGTCAATGACCAACCCAAAAATTACTTGGACTGAGTCAAGATAGGCTAAAATTTGAATCATAGTCCAACCCGTCCAACTCTTACTTGTCTCAATTTGTGATCTAATATTCCTGTCTCAACAATCTCTCCTACATTTGTGATCTAATATTCCTGTCTCAGTTTTCTTCTAATTCTTGTTTCAGCGCTGTTTTTCGTATTAAATATACgtcaattttcacatttttaagaaGGAAACAGGGACCAATAGTGGCACATGGCTAATCTGTGATTGTTCTTTATCAACAAAAAGAGATGACGATCTGAGTTAGAACAGTAAATTGTACTTCAGGCGTCAGAGAGATGAGATAACACACACTTGTCGTAGGAGAAAGGCAATGGATGTGTGCCCCAAAGGAAGGAGCAGGCATGTGCTATTTAGGTGCAATCTCTATCTTTTATCTGTGCAATGCACCTTTAAGTAAACAGGCAAAATAGGCCATACATAAAGATCTTGACAATGAGCAAAAGGAATACGTGGTTCTTGAGCCAAGATACTCTAGCATTTAATTGGATCTATTATTAATACACTCCCAACACCTGCCACTGTTGGCTCTTTCATAAAGGATCATCACATGCTCTGTACATCCCATGTTACCAGCACTGCAAAGTTGCTGCAACTCATTTGTTGCATATTTTGCAGTTCTTGCCCCTTGTTTTCAACCTTAATGGAAATAAATAAGTGTACTAAGACTTTGGTGAGCGAAGGGggtcttggcgtaactggtaaagttgttgtcatgtgaccaggagatcacggattcgagccgtggaaacaacctcttacGGAAATACAGAGTAAGGCTGTGTACAATAAactcttgtggtccggcccttccccgaacctcgcgcatagcgggagcttagtgcataaTGCTTCCCTTTACTAAGACTTTGGTGAGCACAATTAGAGAATAATGGCATTAACAAGGGAACAAAAATGGAATTCCATGATACATTGAAGCCATTAAATTTAAGCATAGGGACCACGGAGGCATTCAAAGCATAACCCTCTAGACTTTGCATCCTACTCTACGGACCAAAACTATTGAACTTGGAAGAACACCACGCTCAGACCCGACCTTGTAATGACATCGAGCAGTAGTGCTTAAACCTGGTTCAGCTAGTTGAGCTGTCTGCATTCTATCGTCTATACACCATTCATCGCTGCTTCAACATGAACCGCATTACCATCTTCCATGATCTTCCCGTTGATTTGGGTTCTAGGCCTCTATAAACAATGCAGAAAACAATGTCAGAGTAATTTCATTAGTTACTAAAGATACCTAACTGGAAAATGGAAACGGGTAAATCTCCATACCCAGTCTGCAGGATCACCAGAATTACCGTTCAGAAGTTTGTGATTCTCTTCTTTAGTCTTGCTATCCTTGCTTAACGGTAGCAACAAGGCTGCACTAGTACGGTCCGGCAATTCTGCAACAAACAGCTCATGCTTCAACTTTTCTTTTGCCCTTCTCGTTTGAGTATTAATAACAGGAGGAAAAGGACGAGGGAATAATAAAACCAGCACAAACAACCTGTTTGCAAGGAAGTTCAGATCAAATGCTAACCTGGTAACTTTTTGTCAATGAAGAATACTACTAGATTAACAGTGTACCTGTAGAAAATCAGTATAGCTCAATTAAGCCAGATATTTGCCAACAAATTTGCAAAACAGAACCTCAAGCCCAAAACTTGACTCACCATGCCACAATAACGTCAACTGTGTAATGTTTACGTGATGCAACAATCAAAAAGCTCTGAGCAATAACAGCTAACCAAGCACATTGCTTTATAAACCTGCAGAATAAAATCAAACAATCACTAACAAGTTCCGGATGTGCTGGGAACACTTAATATACAGCCATTCTTTTCTTCTTGAGAagatcaaattaaaggaaaaacaaagaaatacagaagaaggggaaaaaaaagtgccaaattcaacttaaaaatataaataataagccTAAGTAAACAATTTCTTTAAcgtaaaataaaaggaaaaaaaacaaattatATGGAAAAAAATCCTGATGTGCACAATCAGCAAATCTCATCTTCCAGGTtgaagattgaaagaaaagaaaggagaagtGAGGGAAGTGGGACATCATCGCATTGTTTCACTTGTCCGTCTAGTAAAACTACAATCAACTCTATACCCACCATCATCCATAATATCACTTGCAGAGTTGCATTCaccaaaagtaaaaacaaagtaTTATGTTAAAGCAGATATATATTAATTACCTTCGTGTGCCATATTTATGATACATCCGCACAAAGACTAGAGAGAATATCATATGcgaagaaaatatcaaatcaccacAACCATAAAGTACACCCCTGGGAACTGCCATAAAAATCATGCAAGCACCAAAGTCAAAGAATGTTATAACCCAAAACCCAAAATGATATGTGCGTAAACGTGAGTGCTACTCACAATTAATTAGTAGAACTTCTAATACACTATTAGGCCGAGGAAGTGTAGCAAGCTTTGAACCCTAGAAATTGCAAAATAAACTGTAAGGTGATGCACGGTGCATAGACAGTGCATAGACAACACTAGACAAAATGCTAACCAATAAATCATCAATTGGACTACCTCACGACAATGATAATTTGGACCAGGAAGCTGTGTAGAGTAGAATGTTATGATCCGGAGAAATTGACAAGCCTGTAGCAAACAATTATTTAACAAATTAGAAGATAGATTGGATCGAACGAGATTCTCCCTGAAGGAAGGTAAAAGACTAGAAAAGAAGATAGATTTAACAAAACTACTCTAATTGAAAATTGACTTATGAAACAAAAGGAAGGTAAAAGACTAGAAAAGAAGGTACTTACAACTAAGAATGCCAGGACCCTGCACCATATCAGAACCGTATAGATCTTTTTGGTCTTGAAAATGAAAGGATAGAATGTCCACTACAGCAAAAGATGAGCAATAATTAGATCAGGAACATACAAAATTCACTTCATAGGTAAATAAATAAACTGTAAATGTTAATACCACATTATAAGCTTTAGAGTCTAACATCCAGGTTTTCCCTATTTTTCGAACCTAAAGTTAGCTTGGCCTAACAGTTAGCCTTGAACAT from Nicotiana tabacum cultivar K326 chromosome 24, ASM71507v2, whole genome shotgun sequence includes:
- the LOC107802217 gene encoding phosphatidylinositol:ceramide inositolphosphotransferase 1-like isoform X1; amino-acid sequence: MSLYIGRQASKLWKRICSETTTEIKLLTENWKYILGGLIFQYIHGLAARGVHYIHRPGPTLQDAGFFLLPELGSDKAYISETVFTTIFLSFVLWTFYPFIFKTKKIYTVLIWCRVLAFLVACQFLRIITFYSTQLPGPNYHCREGSKLATLPRPNSVLEVLLINFPRGVLYGCGDLIFSSHMIFSLVFVRMYHKYGTRRFIKQCAWLAVIAQSFLIVASRKHYTVDVIVAWYTVNLVVFFIDKKLPELPDRTSAALLLPLSKDSKTKEENHKLLNGNSGDPADWRPRTQINGKIMEDGNAVHVEAAMNGV
- the LOC107802217 gene encoding phosphatidylinositol:ceramide inositolphosphotransferase 1-like isoform X2, with the translated sequence MSLYIGRQASKLWKRICSETTTEIKLLTENWKYILGGLIFQYIHGLAARGVHYIHRPGPTLQDAGFFLLPELGSDKAYISETVFTTIFLSFVLWTFYPFIFKTKKIYTVLIWCRVLAFLVACQFLRIITFYSTQLPGPNYHCREGSKLATLPRPNSVLEVLLINFPRGVLYGCGDLIFSSHMIFSLVFVRMYHKYGTRRFIKQCAWLAVIAQSFLIVASRKHYTVDVIVAWYTVNLVVFFIDKKLPELPDRTSAALLLPLSKDSKTKEENHKLLNEA